A single genomic interval of Brevundimonas diminuta harbors:
- a CDS encoding efflux RND transporter periplasmic adaptor subunit, with protein sequence MNALRNKRLGVAMGALLLVGVGVGAGIVVAPRLDGAGGETAEGAGEREILYWYDPMVPNERYPGPGKSSMNMDTIPKYADEGGSSATPGVRIDPALAQNLGGRYATARRGDLEGDLSATAIIGYNERDIAVVQSRADGFVQRVYNRAPGDVVAAGAPLVDLLIPSWGGAQTEYLAVRRTGNTPLIQAARQRLVLLGMSEGVIASVERSGRARNTITISTPTGGVIKTLSVRAGMSVAQGMTLAEINGLSTVWVNAAIPEALANQLRAGQSVEVALAAFPGERFTGRLTALLPELVGDSRTITARIEMANRGGRLRPGMFGRITFGGGSTSALLVPTEAVIRTGERDIVMLALPEGRYQPAEVRIGREAGGQTEILAGLREGERIVASGQFLIDSEASLSGVTARPIGQTSGPARAPASPTAGRPAAAQTGASMAAPAPRERSGQ encoded by the coding sequence ATGAACGCCCTTCGCAACAAACGCCTGGGCGTCGCCATGGGCGCGCTTCTTTTGGTCGGGGTCGGCGTCGGGGCAGGCATCGTCGTCGCTCCACGCCTGGATGGGGCCGGCGGCGAGACCGCCGAGGGGGCAGGGGAGCGCGAGATCCTCTACTGGTACGATCCCATGGTTCCGAACGAACGATATCCGGGGCCTGGAAAATCGTCGATGAACATGGACACCATCCCCAAGTATGCCGATGAGGGGGGAAGTAGCGCCACCCCCGGCGTCCGGATCGATCCGGCGCTGGCCCAGAATCTGGGGGGCCGATATGCCACGGCCCGCCGTGGCGACCTGGAGGGCGATCTCAGCGCCACGGCGATCATAGGTTACAACGAACGCGACATCGCTGTGGTCCAGTCGCGCGCGGACGGCTTCGTCCAGCGCGTCTACAACCGCGCGCCGGGCGACGTGGTCGCCGCGGGCGCCCCTCTGGTCGATCTGCTCATTCCGTCCTGGGGCGGAGCCCAGACCGAATATCTCGCCGTGCGACGCACCGGCAATACGCCCCTGATCCAGGCGGCGCGGCAGCGACTGGTGCTGTTGGGCATGTCCGAGGGCGTAATCGCTTCTGTGGAACGCAGCGGGCGGGCGCGGAACACGATCACGATCTCGACGCCCACTGGCGGCGTGATCAAGACGCTGAGCGTGCGCGCCGGCATGAGCGTCGCCCAGGGCATGACCCTGGCCGAGATCAACGGCCTGTCGACCGTCTGGGTCAACGCCGCCATCCCGGAGGCGCTCGCGAACCAGCTGAGAGCCGGGCAGTCCGTCGAGGTCGCCCTGGCCGCGTTCCCGGGCGAGCGGTTCACGGGTCGCCTGACCGCCCTGTTGCCGGAGCTCGTCGGCGACAGTCGCACGATCACCGCGCGGATCGAAATGGCCAATCGGGGAGGGCGTCTCAGGCCGGGCATGTTCGGCCGGATCACCTTCGGCGGCGGTTCGACTTCGGCTCTGCTCGTGCCGACCGAGGCGGTGATCCGGACCGGAGAACGTGACATCGTCATGCTCGCCCTGCCGGAGGGCCGCTATCAACCGGCCGAGGTCCGCATCGGACGGGAAGCCGGCGGACAGACCGAGATCCTCGCCGGTCTCAGGGAAGGCGAACGAATCGTCGCGTCGGGGCAGTTCCTGATCGATTCCGAAGCCAGCTTGTCAGGCGTCACGGCGCGGCCGATCGGCCAAACTTCCGGACCCGCACGCGCCCCGGCGTCGCCGACGGCCGGCCGGCCCGCCGCCGCCCAGACGGGCGCATCCATGGCCGCGCCCGCGCCGCGCGAGAGGTCGGGGCAATGA
- a CDS encoding TolC family protein — MIIRFGTAVSVVRRLPAVPLPRRLRRPCWPCPVDRPWPLAALLVLGLCAAPARADPQTFDETLARAASEAPRLRASALGVDAARAAAPAAGRLPDPRLSVGLDGYPVNGPFAGQFDEDFTMLRIGVEQEVPSRARRRAERDIAEAAIGVAGAEESVARREVRVAAGLAWIDLFYAELRFAALDELLATLQPLWDAAPAGVASGAYRPANALGPVQLKADLDDRRSSLAADIEKARAELARWTGDADPETVGPPPQDDLDLVALQSGIAQLPTVRAYGAAARRAEAEVDLARAGRRPDWSFQASYARRDERFGDLFSVGASVRLPIFPGRRQDPVIAARAADALRVSAEREDAERVLTASLRSALAEYVTAHDQWIRSRDVVLPSVLQRSDLETASYAAGRAGIVEVLEAFTAVANARLDALDREAAVKRQVVEITLTYGNDDR, encoded by the coding sequence ATGATCATTCGCTTCGGCACGGCGGTCTCCGTCGTGCGCCGTCTCCCGGCGGTTCCCTTGCCGCGACGCTTGCGGCGGCCTTGCTGGCCGTGCCCCGTTGACCGGCCCTGGCCGCTGGCCGCACTCCTGGTGCTCGGACTCTGCGCCGCGCCGGCCCGTGCCGACCCCCAGACCTTCGACGAGACTCTGGCCCGCGCCGCCAGCGAGGCGCCGCGCCTGAGAGCCAGCGCTCTGGGCGTCGACGCGGCTCGGGCCGCCGCGCCCGCTGCCGGGCGCCTGCCGGACCCCCGGCTCTCCGTCGGTCTCGACGGATATCCGGTGAACGGGCCGTTCGCGGGGCAATTCGATGAAGACTTCACCATGCTCAGGATCGGCGTCGAGCAGGAAGTGCCCAGCCGCGCGCGTCGTCGCGCCGAGCGAGACATCGCCGAGGCGGCGATCGGCGTCGCCGGCGCTGAGGAGTCCGTCGCGCGACGAGAGGTCCGGGTCGCCGCGGGCCTCGCGTGGATCGACCTGTTCTATGCCGAGCTCCGCTTTGCAGCGCTGGACGAGCTGCTGGCGACGTTGCAACCCCTCTGGGACGCCGCCCCGGCCGGAGTCGCGTCCGGCGCCTATCGGCCCGCCAACGCTCTCGGTCCCGTTCAGCTCAAGGCGGATCTTGACGATCGCCGCAGCAGTCTCGCCGCCGACATCGAGAAGGCGCGAGCCGAACTGGCCCGGTGGACGGGCGACGCCGATCCCGAGACGGTCGGACCGCCGCCGCAGGACGATCTCGACCTGGTCGCCTTACAGAGCGGCATCGCCCAGCTGCCGACCGTGCGGGCCTATGGAGCCGCCGCGCGCCGCGCCGAAGCCGAGGTCGATCTGGCCCGCGCCGGACGCCGGCCGGACTGGTCGTTCCAAGCCAGCTACGCCCGCCGCGATGAGCGGTTCGGCGATCTGTTCTCCGTCGGAGCGAGCGTGCGGCTGCCGATCTTTCCCGGTCGGAGGCAGGATCCGGTCATCGCCGCGCGCGCCGCTGATGCGCTGCGGGTCTCCGCCGAGCGTGAGGACGCTGAGCGCGTGTTGACCGCGTCGCTGCGAAGCGCCCTGGCGGAATACGTGACCGCTCACGATCAATGGATCCGGTCGCGCGACGTCGTTCTGCCCAGTGTCCTTCAGCGTTCCGATCTCGAAACCGCGAGCTATGCGGCGGGCCGGGCGGGCATCGTTGAAGTTCTCGAAGCCTTCACCGCCGTGGCCAACGCCCGGCTCGACGCGCTCGATCGCGAGGCCGCCGTGAAGCGTCAGGTGGTCGAGATCACTCTCACCTATGGGAACGACGACCGATGA
- a CDS encoding type II restriction endonuclease, whose translation MPDRLRDLIAQWRNDPSATYQTWFLWDERLKNFRSIGRGIGQVVEEIETGRFGVAYRGSSLETIVHSVAEQRQIFKGADHAFLWKPKLRIPDIYENPANQRAFGRLLHHCSGCSTADEILSGIRTIDQLKIKGLGPAVANLIYFLHPTHAPPFNTAIVNGYNAITGSKVKLGSWEHYLAMREGLLALNARYRDLLSNDLGALAGFLFDVGSGRYPAPPPAGDALSRQGWEERLAQARAEALKFEKATAQQRETDRTHTEIQAWLRDLGRALGYRVWIAANDRSRLHDGARLGEGCLDQLPTALANGAGAESIRLIDVLWLDASPDRVAAAFEVEHSTTIYSGVVRMLDLALSGELHTSAGLFLVAPDSREGDVRAQLQRPAFSRISDLDVRYLPYGELDRHRGSIARFGSDLRGLTEISHRLT comes from the coding sequence GTGCCGGACAGACTTCGAGACCTCATCGCGCAATGGCGTAACGATCCCTCGGCGACCTACCAGACCTGGTTCCTGTGGGATGAACGGCTGAAGAATTTCCGGTCGATCGGCCGGGGCATCGGCCAGGTGGTCGAGGAGATCGAGACGGGCCGCTTCGGTGTCGCCTATCGCGGCTCGTCCCTGGAGACCATCGTCCATTCCGTCGCCGAGCAGCGACAGATCTTCAAGGGCGCCGACCACGCCTTTCTGTGGAAGCCCAAGTTGAGGATCCCCGACATCTACGAGAACCCGGCGAACCAGCGCGCCTTCGGCCGCCTGCTGCATCATTGCAGCGGCTGTTCCACAGCCGACGAGATTCTCTCCGGCATCCGCACGATCGATCAACTCAAGATCAAGGGCCTCGGGCCGGCCGTCGCCAACCTGATCTATTTCCTGCACCCCACGCATGCGCCCCCGTTCAACACCGCCATCGTCAACGGTTACAACGCGATCACCGGCTCGAAGGTGAAGCTCGGCAGCTGGGAACATTATCTGGCCATGCGGGAGGGCCTCCTGGCGCTGAACGCCCGATATCGTGACCTTCTGTCGAACGATCTGGGCGCCCTCGCGGGATTCCTGTTCGATGTCGGCTCCGGGCGGTATCCGGCGCCGCCCCCCGCCGGTGACGCGCTCTCGCGCCAGGGGTGGGAAGAACGGCTCGCCCAGGCCCGCGCGGAAGCCCTGAAGTTCGAGAAGGCGACGGCGCAGCAACGCGAGACGGATCGCACGCACACGGAAATCCAGGCCTGGCTTCGTGATCTGGGACGCGCGCTCGGCTATCGGGTCTGGATCGCCGCCAACGACCGGAGCCGGCTCCATGACGGCGCGCGTCTCGGCGAGGGCTGTCTCGATCAACTTCCGACGGCGCTGGCGAACGGCGCTGGCGCCGAGTCGATCCGTCTGATCGACGTCCTCTGGCTCGATGCCTCGCCGGATCGCGTAGCGGCGGCCTTCGAAGTCGAGCACTCCACCACCATCTATTCCGGCGTGGTGCGCATGCTGGATCTGGCGCTCTCGGGTGAACTCCACACGTCCGCCGGTCTCTTTCTGGTGGCGCCGGACAGCCGGGAAGGCGATGTCCGGGCCCAGCTCCAGCGGCCGGCTTTCAGCCGGATCTCGGACCTGGACGTCCGATATCTGCCCTATGGGGAGTTGGACCGGCACCGGGGATCGATCGCGCGCTTCGGCTCCGACCTGCGAGGCCTGACCGAAATCTCTCACCGCCTGACCTGA
- a CDS encoding PepSY domain-containing protein: MKVLRLSTQLHKWVALVVGLQVLFWVGGGLVMTVIPIETVRSEHRAAELKPALLEVGALPTLAVVARRAGVAPVEAELRTTPRGPAWTLKPADGEPVVVSAVTGLPFGPMSAGEASAFARTGYKGEAKVSGAVLLATAPQETGRTGPLWRVDFADRERTTFYLSPATGEVVTRRSGVWRFYDFFWRLHIMDWKTGENFNHPLIIITTFLTLSIVITGIILLWIRLARDLKAFRASRRTGGSS; this comes from the coding sequence ATGAAGGTTCTCAGGCTGTCGACCCAGCTTCACAAATGGGTCGCCCTCGTGGTGGGGCTGCAGGTTCTGTTCTGGGTCGGCGGCGGTCTGGTCATGACCGTCATTCCGATCGAGACGGTGCGTAGCGAACATCGCGCGGCCGAACTCAAGCCGGCTCTGCTTGAGGTTGGAGCTCTTCCGACCCTCGCCGTCGTGGCCCGTCGCGCGGGCGTGGCCCCTGTCGAGGCGGAGCTGCGCACGACGCCGCGCGGACCCGCCTGGACTTTGAAACCGGCGGACGGAGAGCCCGTCGTCGTGTCCGCCGTCACGGGCCTTCCGTTCGGGCCGATGTCCGCTGGCGAGGCCTCGGCGTTCGCCCGGACGGGCTACAAGGGCGAGGCGAAGGTGTCCGGCGCCGTGCTGCTGGCCACGGCGCCTCAGGAAACCGGCCGGACAGGACCGCTCTGGAGGGTCGATTTCGCCGACCGCGAACGGACGACCTTCTATCTGTCGCCGGCCACCGGAGAGGTCGTGACGCGCCGCTCGGGCGTCTGGCGGTTCTATGACTTCTTCTGGCGGCTCCACATCATGGACTGGAAGACCGGCGAGAACTTCAACCATCCGCTGATCATCATCACGACCTTCCTCACCCTGAGCATCGTGATCACCGGGATCATCCTGCTATGGATCCGCCTAGCGCGTGATCTGAAGGCTTTCCGGGCGTCTCGGCGGACGGGCGGTTCGAGTTGA
- a CDS encoding DUF411 domain-containing protein, protein MGTGALAVAACAPVGRASNELAVYKTPTCACCTAWVDHMRAAGFEARISELPSLRSIRSTQGVPEALASCHTALIGGYVLEGHVPAEDVRRLLAERPKAVGLAVPAMPLGSPGMETPDGQREPYETLLILEGGGTRVFARHS, encoded by the coding sequence ATGGGAACGGGCGCCCTGGCGGTCGCGGCCTGCGCCCCGGTCGGTCGCGCGTCGAACGAGCTCGCCGTCTACAAGACGCCGACCTGCGCCTGTTGCACGGCCTGGGTGGATCACATGCGCGCCGCGGGCTTCGAGGCGCGGATCAGCGAGCTTCCCAGTCTCCGCTCGATCCGCAGCACCCAGGGCGTGCCCGAAGCCCTCGCGTCCTGTCACACCGCCCTGATCGGGGGCTATGTTCTGGAGGGCCATGTGCCGGCCGAGGACGTGAGACGGCTTCTGGCCGAGCGTCCCAAGGCCGTGGGCCTGGCGGTTCCGGCGATGCCCCTGGGGTCGCCGGGCATGGAGACGCCGGACGGCCAGCGCGAGCCCTATGAGACCCTGCTGATCCTCGAGGGCGGCGGCACACGCGTCTTCGCGCGTCACAGCTAG
- a CDS encoding YybH family protein: MFRSTFAGLAVAALLATASQAQTADEQQVRAVVTAYKTAIERMDVSQTPALFWSDSEIFENGGVEGSFAYYLEHHLGPEFADLAGFDFRDHDMKIEVDGDTAFVSETYTYHITFKDGARAPIERRGAATSVLRKRGDEWRFDIYHSSARPFRPAA, translated from the coding sequence ATGTTTCGTTCAACCTTCGCCGGACTGGCGGTCGCCGCTCTCCTCGCCACCGCCTCGCAGGCCCAGACCGCGGACGAACAACAGGTCCGCGCCGTGGTCACCGCCTACAAGACCGCCATCGAGCGGATGGATGTGTCGCAGACGCCGGCCCTGTTCTGGTCCGACTCCGAAATCTTCGAGAACGGCGGCGTGGAGGGATCGTTCGCCTACTATCTGGAGCACCATCTGGGTCCTGAGTTCGCCGATCTCGCCGGGTTCGACTTCCGCGACCACGACATGAAGATCGAGGTCGATGGCGATACGGCCTTCGTAAGCGAGACCTACACCTACCACATCACCTTCAAGGACGGCGCGCGAGCTCCCATAGAACGCCGCGGCGCCGCGACCAGCGTCCTGCGCAAGCGAGGTGACGAGTGGAGGTTCGACATCTATCATTCCTCGGCGCGGCCTTTCCGTCCGGCGGCCTGA
- a CDS encoding DUF2231 domain-containing protein, whose amino-acid sequence MTSRGFFPALGLALALSVSAPAIAHEDHDAPAVRGQSAASTAEGPQSDMTAMPGMAADMDHGAMMADEGPKPMPQRLYRWLGAMHPAAVHFPIALFLVAALLEIAALTLRRPVLTQGTRVIIALAAISAVGAVALGWFAMGMPGRDDATHASHRWLGTSIAALGLLSWWAKEHWVRRPGPGRERVYIGLLTLTAVAVVINGLLGGMLTHGVRHLMF is encoded by the coding sequence ATGACATCACGCGGATTTTTCCCGGCATTGGGACTCGCGCTCGCCTTGTCGGTGAGCGCGCCCGCGATCGCGCACGAGGATCATGACGCCCCGGCGGTTCGCGGCCAGAGCGCCGCATCGACCGCCGAGGGGCCGCAATCGGACATGACGGCCATGCCCGGCATGGCGGCCGACATGGACCACGGGGCCATGATGGCGGACGAGGGTCCGAAACCCATGCCGCAGCGCCTGTACCGCTGGCTCGGCGCCATGCACCCGGCCGCGGTGCATTTTCCGATCGCCCTGTTCCTCGTCGCCGCCCTCCTCGAGATCGCCGCCCTGACCCTCCGGCGTCCGGTCCTGACCCAGGGCACGCGCGTCATCATCGCCTTGGCGGCCATCTCCGCGGTCGGCGCAGTGGCATTGGGCTGGTTCGCCATGGGGATGCCGGGACGGGACGACGCGACCCACGCCTCTCACAGATGGCTCGGCACTTCGATCGCCGCGCTGGGCCTCCTCAGCTGGTGGGCGAAGGAGCACTGGGTCCGCCGGCCGGGGCCCGGGCGCGAGAGAGTCTACATCGGCCTGTTGACGCTCACCGCCGTCGCCGTCGTGATCAACGGCCTCTTGGGCGGCATGCTGACCCACGGCGTGAGACATCTGATGTTCTGA
- a CDS encoding Spy/CpxP family protein refolding chaperone — MRGWRAIVLTAVLAAVASGAGTWISASWVLSRREPPSLHDIVHHDLKLSPDQLTRIEAVEARFAARRPALEADVRAANLELARAIEQSDGDGPPVQAAVDHFHVAMGALQKETIAHVFEMRSVLTPAQAEVFDDRIVAALAPDEG, encoded by the coding sequence ATGCGCGGCTGGCGCGCGATCGTCCTGACGGCCGTGCTGGCGGCCGTCGCCAGCGGCGCGGGCACCTGGATCAGCGCCAGCTGGGTGCTGAGCCGGCGCGAGCCGCCGTCCCTGCACGACATCGTGCACCACGATCTCAAGCTGTCGCCTGACCAGTTGACGCGCATCGAGGCGGTCGAGGCCCGGTTCGCAGCGCGTCGGCCCGCGCTCGAAGCCGATGTCCGCGCGGCCAACCTCGAGCTGGCGCGCGCGATCGAACAGAGCGACGGCGACGGTCCCCCGGTTCAGGCCGCGGTTGACCATTTCCACGTCGCCATGGGCGCCCTTCAGAAGGAGACGATAGCCCACGTCTTCGAGATGCGGTCGGTGCTGACCCCTGCCCAGGCCGAGGTCTTCGACGACCGCATCGTGGCGGCTCTCGCGCCCGACGAAGGCTAG
- a CDS encoding RNA polymerase sigma factor, with protein MESPANLSARAAGGDRAAFGALMQQTKTALFRFVRRYVGDEQDAWDLLQETYAAAWINIRRYDPTRPFEAWIRTIALNKCRDWSRRRFVRRLIRGDVDLASPEALAVANGDEPADERMEAGDRLARLNEAISLLPPHLKAPLLLTAIEGRSQAEAAEILGVTVKTVETRVARARRKLFDVLGGAGDVPPAPK; from the coding sequence GTGGAGAGTCCAGCGAACCTGTCAGCGCGCGCCGCCGGCGGCGATCGGGCGGCCTTCGGCGCGCTGATGCAGCAGACCAAGACGGCCCTGTTCCGCTTCGTCCGGCGCTATGTCGGCGACGAACAGGATGCGTGGGATCTGTTGCAGGAGACCTATGCGGCGGCGTGGATCAACATCCGCCGCTATGACCCGACCCGGCCCTTCGAAGCCTGGATCCGGACCATAGCGCTCAACAAATGCCGGGACTGGAGCCGCCGCCGGTTCGTCCGACGCCTGATCCGGGGCGACGTCGATCTGGCATCGCCGGAAGCCCTGGCCGTGGCGAACGGCGACGAGCCGGCGGATGAACGGATGGAGGCCGGCGACCGACTCGCCCGTCTGAACGAGGCGATCAGCCTTTTGCCGCCGCATCTCAAGGCCCCGCTGCTGCTCACCGCGATCGAGGGGCGCAGCCAGGCGGAAGCGGCCGAAATTCTCGGCGTGACCGTCAAGACGGTGGAGACGCGCGTCGCGCGCGCCCGTCGCAAGCTGTTCGATGTCCTGGGCGGCGCGGGCGACGTCCCGCCGGCTCCGAAATGA
- a CDS encoding copper resistance CopC family protein, producing the protein MNRSILATLAALAAFAPLSAAQAQSQSHAGMSAQDHAAMQAPANGVATTPADNAMLSSAPTTFSATFPHAMVLTSLRLTGGPSNQAVDVALSAEAAPAVTVSAPLPALAPGTYAAAWTAKGADGHQMNGVVRFMVH; encoded by the coding sequence ATGAACCGTTCAATACTCGCCACTCTCGCCGCCCTCGCGGCCTTCGCTCCTCTGTCGGCCGCCCAGGCCCAGAGCCAGTCGCATGCCGGCATGTCGGCGCAGGACCACGCCGCCATGCAGGCGCCGGCCAATGGCGTGGCGACCACTCCGGCGGACAACGCCATGCTGTCCTCCGCCCCGACCACCTTCTCGGCGACTTTCCCGCACGCCATGGTCCTGACGTCCCTTCGCCTGACCGGCGGACCGTCGAACCAGGCGGTCGATGTGGCCCTGTCAGCGGAGGCTGCACCCGCGGTCACGGTCAGCGCCCCGCTTCCGGCCCTCGCGCCCGGCACCTACGCCGCCGCCTGGACCGCGAAGGGCGCCGACGGCCATCAGATGAACGGCGTCGTCCGTTTCATGGTTCACTGA
- a CDS encoding HAD family hydrolase produces the protein MVIDLDDTLLSAYRRPDLAWRSVCLMMQAELGGLAPDIAAQALTRAGQAFWRDPRCHELGRADPRHARRLIATAAFETLLREGHPAPACETVSSLADAFSRRRDEEMRLEAGAEALLLDLRDAGYRLALLTNGAGPLQRAKIERFGLEPYFDHIQIEGEVGVGKPFPDAFRRAFAALAVEAPEVCVIGDSLEWDIRPAKALGCRTVLYDPERALEAELRRSDADVVVRTLTGLARCLPALHTQRE, from the coding sequence GTGGTCATCGACCTCGACGACACCCTGCTCTCGGCCTACCGCCGGCCGGATCTGGCCTGGCGGAGCGTCTGCTTGATGATGCAAGCCGAGCTGGGCGGCCTCGCCCCGGATATCGCGGCGCAGGCGCTCACGCGGGCCGGGCAGGCGTTCTGGCGCGACCCGCGGTGTCATGAGTTGGGTCGCGCCGACCCACGACACGCGCGGCGCCTCATCGCGACAGCGGCCTTCGAGACCCTGCTTCGGGAAGGCCATCCCGCACCGGCTTGCGAAACGGTCTCGAGCCTCGCCGACGCCTTCAGCCGGCGGCGGGACGAAGAGATGCGGCTCGAGGCGGGGGCTGAGGCCCTGCTGCTCGACTTGCGCGACGCGGGCTATCGCCTCGCGCTTCTCACCAACGGCGCCGGACCGTTGCAGCGCGCCAAGATCGAACGGTTCGGTCTCGAACCGTATTTCGATCACATTCAGATCGAGGGCGAAGTCGGCGTGGGAAAGCCCTTTCCCGACGCGTTCAGGCGTGCGTTCGCCGCCCTGGCCGTCGAGGCCCCCGAGGTCTGCGTGATCGGCGACAGCCTCGAATGGGACATCCGTCCGGCCAAGGCTCTGGGCTGTCGGACCGTGCTGTATGATCCGGAACGGGCCCTTGAGGCCGAACTCCGTCGCAGCGACGCCGACGTGGTGGTCAGGACCTTGACGGGCCTGGCGCGTTGTCTGCCTGCGCTTCACACTCAGCGTGAATGA
- a CDS encoding copper resistance protein B, with amino-acid sequence MIRRSVGLVPLLLAASAGPVFAQSHAGHGAAANAVQPAVQLPAGCVRRGAPTADPSRVGTLGAPACPTGAVPERAPASADPHAGHDMSTMGQTAPAPTMPAGHDMSTMQSGQQPAAAGQPDPHAGHDMSTMRQTAPAPAMPAGHDMSTMQSGQQPAGAGQPNPHAGHDMSTMRQTAPAPTMPAGHDMLTMQAGQQPAAAGQPDPHAGHDMSTMRQTAPASAMPAGHDMSTMGQMPPGHDMSAMAMPPDVPTSADNPGRPPEMPVPPGATSGPAHAADTLFDPAEMAAAREQLRVENGDVRTTAVIIDQLEASFGDGEEGYALDAQGWTGGDINRFWWKSEVEGDFDGEVEEAEIQALYSRAFRPFFDFQTGLRQTYRPEGDRTDLVVGVQGLAPYWFEVDAAAFLSNKGELTARAEAEYDQRITNRWIVQPRAEVVLSAEDIPELRIGSGLTSLQIGARLRYEFHKEFAPYVGLEWTKSFGNTADFLEADGRSSEDTRLVVGIRTWF; translated from the coding sequence ATGATCCGTCGGTCTGTGGGTCTCGTCCCTCTGCTCCTCGCGGCCTCGGCCGGCCCGGTGTTCGCCCAGAGCCACGCCGGGCACGGCGCGGCGGCTAACGCCGTCCAGCCCGCCGTCCAGCTGCCCGCCGGTTGCGTCCGGCGCGGCGCGCCGACGGCGGATCCCTCCCGCGTCGGAACGCTCGGGGCGCCGGCCTGCCCAACCGGCGCCGTGCCCGAGCGCGCGCCGGCGTCGGCGGACCCCCACGCCGGGCACGACATGTCGACGATGGGCCAGACCGCGCCCGCGCCGACCATGCCGGCGGGACATGACATGTCGACCATGCAGAGCGGCCAACAGCCGGCCGCCGCCGGTCAGCCGGATCCCCACGCCGGGCACGACATGTCGACGATGCGGCAGACCGCGCCCGCGCCGGCCATGCCGGCGGGACATGACATGTCGACCATGCAGAGCGGCCAACAGCCGGCCGGCGCCGGTCAGCCGAATCCCCACGCCGGGCACGACATGTCGACGATGCGGCAGACCGCGCCCGCGCCGACCATGCCGGCGGGACATGACATGTTGACCATGCAGGCCGGCCAACAGCCGGCCGCCGCCGGTCAGCCGGATCCCCACGCCGGGCACGACATGTCAACGATGCGGCAGACCGCGCCCGCGTCGGCCATGCCGGCGGGACATGACATGTCGACCATGGGGCAGATGCCCCCGGGTCATGACATGTCGGCCATGGCGATGCCGCCCGACGTGCCGACCAGCGCGGACAACCCGGGACGCCCTCCGGAAATGCCCGTTCCGCCCGGGGCGACCAGCGGCCCCGCTCACGCCGCCGATACCCTGTTCGATCCCGCGGAGATGGCGGCGGCCCGCGAACAGCTTCGCGTCGAGAATGGCGACGTGCGGACCACCGCGGTGATCATCGACCAGCTCGAAGCGAGTTTCGGAGACGGCGAAGAAGGCTACGCGCTGGACGCGCAGGGCTGGACCGGCGGCGACATCAACCGCTTCTGGTGGAAGTCGGAAGTCGAGGGCGACTTCGACGGCGAGGTCGAGGAAGCCGAGATCCAGGCCCTTTACAGCCGGGCGTTCCGGCCCTTCTTCGACTTCCAGACGGGTCTGCGACAGACCTACCGTCCGGAGGGCGATCGAACCGATCTGGTCGTGGGCGTTCAGGGCCTCGCGCCTTACTGGTTCGAGGTCGATGCGGCGGCCTTCCTCTCCAACAAGGGTGAACTCACGGCGAGGGCGGAGGCCGAATACGATCAGCGGATCACCAACCGCTGGATCGTGCAGCCTCGCGCTGAAGTCGTGCTGTCGGCCGAGGACATCCCCGAGCTCCGGATTGGATCCGGCCTGACGTCGCTCCAGATCGGGGCTCGGCTGCGGTACGAATTCCACAAGGAGTTCGCCCCCTATGTCGGCCTGGAATGGACCAAGAGCTTCGGGAATACGGCGGACTTCCTCGAAGCCGATGGGCGAAGCTCGGAAGACACGCGCCTCGTCGTCGGCATCCGGACGTGGTTCTAG